From the genome of Spirosomataceae bacterium TFI 002, one region includes:
- a CDS encoding molecular chaperone DnaK, producing the protein MGKIIGIDLGTTNSCVAVMEGNEPVVIANSEGARTTPSIVAFLENGDKKVGAPAKRQAITNPMNTVASVKRFMGKKYSEVGSELKTISYQVEKGTNDTARVKIGDRQYTPQEISAFILQKMKQTAEDYLGTEVTEAVITVPAYFNDAERQATKEAGTIAGLDVKRIINEPTAAALAYGMDKQGKDSTIAVFDLGGGTFDVSILDLGDGVFEVKSTDGDTHLGGDDFDQVIIEWLADEFKKDEGVDLRKDPMALQRLKEAAEKAKVELSSSTQAEINLPYIFPVDGVPKHLVRSLTRSKFEQLADSLLTRMIEPCKRAMKNAGISNSQIDEIILVGGSTRIPRVQEEVEKFFGKKPSKGVNPDEAVALGAAIQGGVLTGEVKDILLLDVIPLSLGIETMGSVFTKMIEANTTIPTNKVEVFSTAADNQPSVELHVLQGERPLANQNRTLGRFHLDGIPPAQRGVPQIEVTFDVDANGILNVTAKDKGSGKEQKIRIEASSGLSDEEIQKMRDEAKANEESDKLEKEKIEKVNAADSMIFSTEKQLTEYGEKLTEPNKTAIEAALTELKAAHGTQDLAAIDGAMEKINAAWQAASQDIYAAQAAEGGAGAAPGGDPQANAGAPTEDEGVTDVEFDEVK; encoded by the coding sequence ATGGGAAAAATTATAGGAATAGACCTAGGAACTACCAACTCATGCGTAGCAGTGATGGAGGGTAATGAGCCTGTGGTTATCGCGAATAGTGAAGGAGCCCGCACCACACCATCCATTGTGGCATTTTTAGAGAATGGAGACAAGAAAGTTGGTGCTCCCGCCAAACGACAAGCAATTACTAACCCTATGAATACGGTTGCTTCTGTGAAGCGATTCATGGGAAAAAAATATTCTGAAGTAGGATCTGAGTTAAAGACAATTTCTTACCAAGTAGAAAAAGGAACAAACGATACTGCAAGAGTTAAGATTGGTGATCGCCAATATACTCCTCAAGAAATATCAGCTTTTATTTTGCAAAAAATGAAGCAAACAGCTGAAGATTATTTAGGAACAGAAGTAACAGAGGCGGTAATTACTGTACCTGCATACTTTAACGATGCAGAGCGTCAAGCAACTAAAGAAGCGGGAACAATCGCTGGTCTTGATGTAAAAAGAATTATCAACGAGCCTACTGCTGCGGCATTGGCTTATGGAATGGACAAGCAGGGAAAAGATAGCACAATCGCTGTGTTTGACCTTGGTGGTGGAACTTTCGACGTATCAATCCTTGACTTAGGAGATGGCGTATTCGAAGTGAAATCAACAGACGGTGATACACACCTTGGTGGTGATGACTTTGACCAAGTGATCATTGAGTGGCTTGCAGATGAGTTTAAGAAAGATGAAGGCGTGGACTTGAGAAAAGATCCAATGGCTTTACAAAGACTTAAAGAAGCTGCTGAAAAAGCGAAGGTAGAATTGTCTAGCTCCACTCAAGCAGAGATCAACTTGCCGTACATCTTCCCTGTGGATGGTGTGCCTAAGCACTTGGTTCGTTCTCTTACAAGATCAAAGTTTGAGCAATTGGCAGATAGCCTTTTGACTAGAATGATTGAGCCATGTAAGCGTGCAATGAAAAATGCTGGAATCAGCAATAGTCAAATCGACGAAATTATATTGGTAGGTGGATCTACTCGTATTCCAAGAGTACAGGAAGAAGTTGAGAAATTCTTTGGAAAGAAGCCATCGAAAGGAGTTAATCCTGACGAGGCCGTAGCACTTGGTGCAGCGATTCAAGGAGGAGTATTGACAGGAGAAGTGAAAGACATTCTTTTACTTGACGTTATTCCTCTTTCATTGGGTATAGAAACTATGGGTTCTGTATTTACGAAAATGATTGAGGCAAATACAACCATTCCAACTAATAAAGTGGAGGTATTCTCTACTGCGGCGGACAACCAGCCATCTGTTGAGTTGCACGTATTGCAAGGAGAGCGTCCATTGGCAAATCAAAACCGTACACTTGGAAGATTCCATTTGGATGGTATTCCACCAGCACAAAGAGGAGTTCCACAAATCGAAGTAACATTTGATGTAGATGCCAACGGTATTTTGAATGTAACTGCGAAAGATAAAGGAAGCGGAAAAGAGCAAAAAATCCGTATTGAAGCATCTTCAGGTCTATCTGATGAGGAGATTCAAAAAATGCGTGATGAAGCTAAGGCAAACGAAGAGTCTGATAAGCTAGAGAAAGAGAAGATTGAGAAAGTAAATGCTGCTGACTCTATGATCTTTAGTACTGAAAAGCAATTGACAGAATACGGAGAGAAACTAACTGAGCCAAACAAAACGGCTATAGAAGCTGCTCTTACTGAACTTAAAGCTGCTCACGGAACTCAAGACCTTGCTGCGATTGACGGAGCAATGGAGAAAATCAATGCTGCATGGCAAGCGGCTTCTCAGGACATATATGCTGCACAAGCTGCCGAAGGTGGTGCTGGTGCTGCTCCTGGTGGAGATCCACAAGCAAATGCAGGTGCACCTACTGAAGATGAAGGTGTAACTGATGTTGAGTTTGATGAAGTGAAATAA